One genomic window of Punica granatum isolate Tunisia-2019 chromosome 1, ASM765513v2, whole genome shotgun sequence includes the following:
- the LOC116204679 gene encoding uncharacterized protein LOC116204679 yields MTKSANNSESSGSIPPVYLFTPSDGPGTQLISCKLNGRNYNTSSLAMQTALQAKNKLNFIEGKVLQPAEGEPHREQWVTCNSMLLSWIFNHLDEELQNLVAGARNAKTLWDDLKERFSQARLMAYKEKEKLHQFLIGLNPEFQTIRSQILSMEPLPNANRAHSIAANDEAQRLITHGRETISESLGFAAKISHDFGGGSNPNPNFSNFTREHKPRSRPFCDYCGWNGHFRATCYQLNGYPGSDQRNPKGSGAGGSRPGGRNSASSPSTLQNKQGGGGGVGFSFLGGPGNSYSGGPSDQRQA; encoded by the coding sequence ATGACGAAATCAGCAAATAACAGTGAATCAAGTGGAAGCATACCACCTGTTTATCTCTTCACTCCCTCTGATGGTCCCGGCACACAGCTCATTTCCTGCAAACTAAATGGCAGGAATTACAATACATCGTCTCTAGCAATGCAAACAGCGCTTCAGGCCAAGAACAAGCTCAATTTTATCGAAGGAAAAGTGTTACAACCAGCAGAAGGAGAACCTCACCGTGAGCAGTGGGTGACTTGTAATTCGATGCTCCTCTCATGGATTTTCAATCACCTGGACGAAGAGTTACAGAACTTAGTGGCAGGAGCGAGAAATGCAAAGACTCTCTGGGACGATCTTAAGGAACGATTTTCCCAAGCTCGACTAATGGCTTACaaggaaaaggagaaattGCATCAGTTCCTAATAGGACTCAATCCCGAGTTCCAGACCATCCGTTCGCAAATTTTGAGCATGGAGCCACTGCCAAATGCGAACAGGGCACATTCGATTGCAGCAAACGACGAGGCACAACGATTAATCACACACGGCAGAGAAACAATTTCTGAATCGCTCGGTTTTGCAGCAAAAATCAGTCATGATTTCGGCGGGGGATcaaaccctaaccctaatttCAGCAATTTCACCAGAGAACACAAACCTCGAAGCCGCCCGTTCTGTGATTACTGCGGTTGGAATGGCCATTTTCGGGCCACTTGCTACCAGCTGAATGGGTATCCGGGTTCCGACCAGAGAAATCCGAAGGGATCTGGCGCTGGTGGCTCTCGGCCGGGCGGGAGGAACTCGGCCTCTTCTCCCTCGACTCTACAGAACAaacaaggaggaggaggaggagtcgGGTTTTCGTTTTTAGGAGGCCCGGGTAACTCCTATTCAGGTGGCCCATCTGATCAGCGCCAAGCCTAA